In Bacillus pumilus, the sequence TATTGATATATGAGCACTTCATACACGCGGTCGTGGCGGAATGGCAGACGCGCTAGGTTGAGGGCCTAGTGGGTGAATAACCCGTGGAGGTTCAAGTCCTCTCGGCCGCATCAATGATACCAAGGGTTGTAGACCTTTGGTGTTTTTATTTTATATAACTGCTAAATAAATCTGTCCAAAGTCTGTCCACTCACCTTAAGATTAGCAGTAAGTCATGTGAATGACTTAAATCATGGAAATGGACAGGCTCAATCTTTCCTCCTTAACTTAACAAATCTGTTTTATCTTTCTATTGAAAATATATATAGTAGGCGGTCTGTCTCTGTATTGAAACATATAAGTATCTTCTGATTGATGTATTCCTATTCGATGAGATGTAGTCTCAATTCACCAGGTAATGGGATAAGTTTTGAATTGATACTTATAAGAGTTCAGAAAGAGAGTTTCGAGAAATAGAAAAAAAGCCTAAAATACCGTGTAGCTGCTTATAGTATATTATTCGTTAAGTAAACACTATAGGGTCGCTTCCTCCTAGAAAGTGTCCAGTATGATTAATACGTTTACCCCAAACCTGAGAACACAAGGAATCAAGTAAATCGGTATAAAATCTATAATTCCCATCGCTATATCATTTTTACTCACCCCTTCATATACATCTGCTGCAATTATTTTGACATATCAATTATTCTAAAGATATCACTCCAGAGAAAGGCATTTAACGAAAACAAGAGATAAAATAGAAAGATTTAAAAATAAACAAGTTGTAAGTGCAGGATGTCTCCTGCCTAGGATTTAGTGTAGACGGTCTCTTAATAAAAAAGAATCATCCCAGCTATAGCGATCATTCCTTTTGGAAGGTTATTTACTTTCTACTTATTGTTTCACTTAGGTTTCTCCCTTAGTTTTTTGCCTAAGTCCGCCATCATATCTATTATTGGGATATATTCACGCCCTTTAGGTGTTAATGAATATTCAACATGTGGAGGGACTTTAGGAAAAATCTCTCGCTTAATTAATCCATCTGTTTCGAGTTTCTCTCAACTGTTTTGTTAGATAACCTTGTGAAAAGTCCCATAAACAAAACTATAATTTTGCTATAACGACGTTCTTTTGTTTTAAAAATCCAAAGAATAATATACTTCCATCGTCCTGAAAGCATATATAGGTAAATACCATATACTTCTCTTTGTTCTTCTATACATTCTTTGTCAAATCCATCCTTACATATTCTAGACACCTTTTTCACATTCGATAGTTACATGAGAGAGTTCAGAAATATTTGATAATGTGTTTTATTCTGGCGAAGGATAGCCTTCATTCATAACCAGTGATATGGATTTACTTAGTTGATAACCCACAGTGAGTGAACAACCCTTGGAGGTTCAAGTCTTTTTGGCAGCAAATATGCTTTGGAAGAAGATACATTAATTAAGGCTCATCCGATACTTTAAAAATAAGATTAATGAAACTATGCTTTTTATATACTTTGACATTCTAAAAGGAATAAATAATTTACTCTCATTACAGAAGAGGTGTTAATACCACAGAAGAAGCAGTTTAAATTTGGTCATTACCCGTCATTATGGATCAGTCACTTCTCGTAAATTTAGTGGAATTACTGTAGTGAGAATTTGTAAACTAATGTCCACCAATATTTAAAATCCACCCTTTATTCTTATTGTTAGCACTATCGTGAGAAATCATTATATGAAAATAGACGCTAAGAGAAACCCGAAAATATGCAAGAAAAAGTGCGCCTCCACCAGCAGAGAAAGGCTGAAAAATATGTTGGATATAGAAAAAATTTAATTTTGTTGTTACAATTAACAGGAAATAAAGGATTGAATACCTTTATATACCATTTTATACAAAAATCATCATGTTGTTGGAAAGGGGAATAGATTACTTAATGAACAAGAAAATAACTTTCAGTATTG encodes:
- a CDS encoding winged helix-turn-helix transcriptional regulator, with product MKREIFPKVPPHVEYSLTPKGREYIPIIDMMADLGKKLREKPK